The genomic region ATGTGCATATGATTATTCAAAGTAACCGCACGTACGGGGGCGTCTATAAATATATGACGTACAGGAGAATTTAAACGTAATTCCTGAGCTAAACTCGCCATGTCATTTGCATTCGAGCCTAAGCCATGCATCCAAATGATACACGCTTTAGGATTCTCTCCTGTATCGTTAATGTAACTATTCAAATCAGAATTATCCACATAAAAAGCTGAATTATCCCTAAAGGGAAAAGCGATAGCAAGAGCATGCCATTCGCATTACACATAGTCATTAGAGTTGCAGTCGCAACGGGGCCAGATCGTTATTTTACCGAAATCCTATGTTATGATAGTTTAAATACCACCTGAGAAGGCCATGCGAAATTTAGTTACTTTGGTTTTATTCTTTTCCTTACTTATGATGATTGGATGCGGCCAACGAGGCCCTTTATATTTACCGAAGCCGTTGCCTCAAAAAACATCCGAAGATATAAGCTTAAAAAAATGAAAATTACATTTACAAAAATGCATGGTCTTGGAAACGATTTTATAGTTCTTGATACTATCCGCCAAAAAATAAATCTTGCTCAACTGGACATTAAATACTTAAGTGATCGCCATACCGGCATTGGATTTGATCAATGTTTAATTATTGAGCCTAGCGAAGATCCTGCGATTGATTTTCTATATAAAATTTATAATTCTGATGGAAAAGAAGTGGGGCAATGCGGTAATGGTGCACGATGTTTAGCTCGTTATGTAGCACATTACCAATTATCACAAAAAAAAATTATCACAGTTGCGACTAAAACCACGCGAATGGAATTACAAATAAATAAAGATGATACGGTGACTGTGGATATGGGATTACCGAAACTACACCCGGTTGATATCCCTTTTTTAAACGATACCCAGCAAAAAACTTATACTGTCCCTTCTCTCAATGGTGAAAATTTTGCCATGTATTTAATTAATGTGGGAAATCCTCATGCGGTTTTACTGGTTCCCCAGGTTGAAGAAGCAAAAGTACAAGAGATCGGCAGTTATATCTGTCATCATCCCCTATTCCCTGAGCAGGTAAATGTTGGCTTTATGGAAGTAATAAATCCACAGCACGTTAAATTGCGCGTTTTTGAACGTGGTTGTGGTGAAACAATGGCTTGTGGAAGTGGAGCAGTTGCAGCGGCAGCACTAGGTCGGCTTTATTTAAATTTAGATAGCACAATTACCGTTTCCCTGCCTGGAGGGGACTTACAAATTCA from Legionella adelaidensis harbors:
- the lptM gene encoding LPS translocon maturation chaperone LptM — its product is MMIGCGQRGPLYLPKPLPQKTSEDISLKK
- the dapF gene encoding diaminopimelate epimerase codes for the protein MKITFTKMHGLGNDFIVLDTIRQKINLAQLDIKYLSDRHTGIGFDQCLIIEPSEDPAIDFLYKIYNSDGKEVGQCGNGARCLARYVAHYQLSQKKIITVATKTTRMELQINKDDTVTVDMGLPKLHPVDIPFLNDTQQKTYTVPSLNGENFAMYLINVGNPHAVLLVPQVEEAKVQEIGSYICHHPLFPEQVNVGFMEVINPQHVKLRVFERGCGETMACGSGAVAAAALGRLYLNLDSTITVSLPGGDLQIHWESPHSPIYLTGPATFVYQGFLL